The Desmodus rotundus isolate HL8 chromosome 3, HLdesRot8A.1, whole genome shotgun sequence genome includes a region encoding these proteins:
- the GDF11 gene encoding growth/differentiation factor 11: MVLAAPLLLGFLLLALELRPRGEAAEGPAVAAAAAAAAGVGGERLSRPAPSAAPEPDGCPVCLWRQHSRELRLESIKSQILSKLRLKEAPNISREVVKQLLPKAPPLQQILDLHDFQGDALQPEDFLEEDEYHATTETVISMAQETDPAVQTDGSPLCCHFHFSPKVMFTKVLKAQLWVYLRPVPRPATVYLQILRLKPLTGEGTAGGGGGGRRHIRIRSLKIELHSRSGHWQSIDFKQVLHSWFRQPQSNWGIEINAFDPSGTDLAVTSLGPGAEGLHPFMELRVLENTKRSRRNLGLDCDEHSSESRCCRYPLTVDFEAFGWDWIIAPKRYKANYCSGQCEYMFMQKYPHTHLVQQANPRGSAGPCCTPTKMSPINMLYFNDKQQIIYGKIPGMVVDRCGCS; encoded by the exons atgGTGCTCGCGGCCCCGCTGCTGCTGGGCTTCCTGCTCCTCGCCCTGGAGCTGCGGCCTCGGGGGGAGGCGGCCGAGGGCCccgcggtggcggcggcggcggcggcggcggcgggggtcGGGGGGGAGCGCTTAAGCCGGCCGGCCCCGTCTGCGGCTCCCGAGCCCGACGGCTGCCCCGTGTGCTTGTGGCGGCAGCACAGCCGCGAGCTGCGCCTGGAGAGCATCAAGTCGCAGATcctgagcaaactgaggctcaaggaggcGCCCAACATCAGCCGCGAGGTGGTGAAGCAGCTGCTGCCCAAGGCGCCGCCGCTGCAGCAGATCCTGGACCTGCACGACTTCCAGGGCGATGCACTGCAGCccgaggacttcctggaggaggacgAGTATCACGCCACCACCGAGACTGTCATTAGCATGGCCCAGGAGA CGGACCCTGCGGTGCAGACAGATGGCAGCCCTCTCTGCTGCCATTTCCACTTCAGCCCCAAGGTGATGTTCACAAAGGTACTAAAGGCCCAGCTGTGGGTGTATCTGCGGCCCGTGCCACGCCCAGCCACAGTCTACCTGCAGATCTTGCGACTGAAACCCCTAACTGGGGAAGggactgctgggggagggggcggaggccGACGTCACATCCGTATCCGCTCACTCAAGATTGAGCTACACTCACGCTCCGGCCACTGGCAGAGCATCGACTTCAAGCAAGTACTACACAGTTGGTTCCGCCAGCCACAGAGCAACTGGGGCATCGAGATCAACGCCTTTGATCCCAGTGGCACAGACCTGGCTGTCACCTCTCTggggccaggagctgaggggctG CACCCTTTCATGGAGCTTCGAGTCCTAGAGAACACAAAACGGTCCCGGCGGAACCTGGGCCTGGACTGCGATGAGCACTCAAGCGAGTCCCGCTGCTGCCGATACCCCCTCACAGTGGACTTCGAGGCTTTCGGCTGGGACTGGATTATTGCACCTAAACGCTACAAGGCCAACTACTGCTCCGGCCAGTGCGAGTACATGTTCATGCAAAAGTATCCGCACACCCACTTGGTGCAACAGGCTAATCCGAGAGGTTCTGCTGGGCCCTGCTGTACCCCCACCAAGATGTCCCCAATCAACATGCTCTACTTCAATGACAAGCAGCAGATTATCTACGGCAAGATCCCTGGCATGGTGGTGGATCGCTGTGGCTGCTCCTAA
- the CD63 gene encoding CD63 antigen has protein sequence MAVEGGMKCVKILLYVFLLAFCACAVGLIAVGVAAQYVLSQTISQGATPGSLLLVVIIAVGAFLFLVAIVGCCGACKENNCLMITFVIFLSLIMLVEVAAAIAGYVFRDKVMSEFNKDFRQQMKNYPKQNHTGLILDRMQENFKCCGAANYTDWGNIPLEPKGRVPDSCCINVTQGCGINFKVKDIYTEGCVEKIGVWLRSNVLVVAAAALGIAFVEVLGIVFACCLVKSIRSGYEVM, from the exons ATGGCGGTGGAAGGAGGAATGAAATGTGTCAAGATCTTGCTCTACGTTTTTCTGCTGGCCTTTTGC GCCTGTGCAGTGGGACTGATCGCTGTGGGTGTAGCGGCCCAGTACGTCCTGAGTCAGACTATCAGCCAGGGGGCCACTCCTGGCTCCTTGTTGCTTGTGGTCATCATTGCAGTGGGAGCCTTCCTCTTCCTGGTGGCCATTGTGGGTTGCTGTGGGGCCTGCAAGGAGAACAACTGTCTTATGATCACG TTTGtcatcttcctttctcttatCATGCTGGTGGAGGTGGCCGCAGCCATTGCTGGCTATGTATTTAGAGACAAG GTGATGTCAGAATTTAATAAGGACTTCCGGCAGCAGATGAAGAATTATCCCAAACAGAACCACACAGGTTTGATCCTGGACAGGATGCAGGAAAAC TTCAAGTGTTGTGGGGCGGCTAACTACACGGATTGGGGGAACATCCCTCTTGAGCCCAAGGGCCGTGTCCCTGACTCTTGCTGCATCAATGTCACTCAGGGCTGTGGGATTAATTTCAAAGTGAAGGACATCTATACCGAG GGCTGTGTGGAAAAGATCGGGGTCTGGCTGAGGAGCAATGTGCTAGTggtggctgcagcagccctgggcaTTGCCTTCGTGGAG GTCCTGGGAATTGTCTTTGCCTGCTGCCTTGTGAAGAGTATCCGAAGTGGCTACGAAGTGATGTAG
- the RDH5 gene encoding retinol dehydrogenase 5 yields the protein MWLPLLLGVLLWAALWLLRDWQSLPVSDAFIFITGCDSGFGRLLALRLDQRGFRVLASCLTPSGAEDLQQVASSRLHTTLLDVTDPQSIQRAAKWVETHVGETGLFGLVNNAGVAGAIGPTPWLTHDDFHRVLNVNTLGPIRVTLALLPLLQQARGRVVNISSVLGRLAANGGGYCVSKFGLEAFSDSLRRDMAPFGVRVSIVEPGFFRTPVTSLESLENALQACWAQLPPATQALYGDDFLAEYLKVQQRVMNLICDPDLTKVSRCLEHALSARHPRTRYSPGWDAKLLWLPASYLPASLVDAVLTWVLPKPAQAVY from the exons atgtggctgcctctgctgctggGAGTCTTACTCTGGGCAGCACTGTGGTTGCTCAGGGACTGGCAGAGCCTGCCAGTCAGCGATGCCTTCATCTTCATCACCGGCTGTGACTCTGGCTTTGGACGCCTTCTAGCTCTGAGGCTGGACCAGAGAGGCTTCCGGGTCCTGGCCAGCTGCCTGACACCCTCAGGGGCAGAAGACCTACAGCAGGTAGCCTCCTCTCGCCTCCACACCACTCTGCTGGACGTCACTGATCCCCAGAGCATCCAACGGGCAGCCAAATGGGTGGAAACCCATGTTGGGGAAACAG GGCTTTTTGGTCTGGTGAATAATGCTGGGGTGGCAGGTGCTATTGGGCCCACGCCATGGCTGACGCACGATGACTTCCACCGGGTGCTGAATGTGAACACACTGGGCCCCATCAGGGTCACCCTCGCCCTGCTACCTTTACTACAGCAAGCCCGGGGCCGGGTGGTCAACATCAGCAGCGTCCTGGGTCGCCTGGCAGCAAACGGTGGGGGCTACTGTGTCTCCAAGTTTGGCCTGGAGGCCTTCTCGGACAGCCTGAG GAGGGACATGGCTCCTTTTGGAGTACGAGTCTCCATCGTGGAGCCTGGTTTCTTCCGAACCCCTGTGACAAGTCTGGAGAGTTTGGAGAACGCCCTGCAAGCCTGCTGGGCACAGCTGCCTCCAGCCACACAGGCACTCTATGGGGATGACTTCCTTGCCGAGT ACCTGAAAGTGCAGCAGCGCGTCATGAACCTGATCTGTGACCCAGACCTGACCAAGGTGAGCAGGTGCCTGGAGCATGCCCTGAGTGCTCGTCACCCCAGAACCCGCTACAGCCCAGGCTGGGACGCCAAGCTGCTCTGGCTGCCAGCCTCCTACCTGCCAGCTAGCCTGGTGGATGCTGTGCTCACCTGGGTCCTTCCCAAGCCAGCCCAGGCAGTCTACTGA
- the BLOC1S1 gene encoding biogenesis of lysosome-related organelles complex 1 subunit 1, translated as MLSRLLKEHQAKQNERKELQEKRRREAITAATCLTEALVDHLNVGVAQAYMNQRKLDHEVKTLQVQAAQFAKQTGQWIGMVENFNQALKEIGDVENWARSIELDMRTIATALEYVYKGQLQSAPS; from the exons ATGCTGTCCCGCCTGCTGAAGGAACACCAGGCTAAGCAGAATGAACGCAAGGAGCTGCAGG aaaagaggagaagagaggctATCACTGCGGCGACCTGCCTGACAGAAGCTTTGGTGGATCACCTCAATGTGGG TGTGGCCCAGGCCTACATGAACCAAAGAAAGCTGGACCATGAGGTGAAGACCCTACAGGTCCAGGCTGCCCAATTTGCCAAGCAGACAGGCCAATGGATCGGGATGGTAGAGAACTTCAACCAGGCACTCAAG gaaATCGGGGACGTGGAGAACTGGGCTCGGAGCATTGAGCTGGACATGCGCACCATTGCCACCGCCCTGGAATACGTCTACAAAGGACAGCTGCAGTCTGCCCCATCctag